Below is a genomic region from Rhododendron vialii isolate Sample 1 chromosome 5a, ASM3025357v1.
GGCCCCTCTCTTTCACACACAACAATGAGTTCTCAAACCCTTGTCCGAGTTGATGTCTGTaatgtttgtgtttgtttgtattTCCGAAAGGATGATTGCGACCTTCGTAGTTTTTTCAGAATACTCTGACGGATATTCATTCAAAATCTAAGCTCATACCAAAATTATTGGAAAATTAGGACCAATAAGTTGTATGTCTGATCCAATTACAGACTCCATtcaacacttaatttttttcctttttcgaaCTCTATTTTTGCCGTCTACACAATTGCAATTTCACATTATTTGCTGGCATTGAAGACATTTTGTATGAAAACTACCAAATTTATGTACTCTATCTAGAATAGTTTGTTGGATCTGTGTATCAACCATTGGTTCTGTTGTTGATATCACTCGCTATGCGAAACCCTTGTTTGTTACACATAATTTCTACAAATATTTCATTATCGGAGCatagtatttttttatgttttttaattttccattcTTAGGGACCCCATAATTCTTTGACTTAAACAGGAACAATTTCATTCCCATCGTGTTTACTTGTTCTCAATCTGAAGATTCTGTCTTAGGCTGCCTTCAATTAATTTCCACAAATGGACTCATACAATTTGACTAGTAGTTTGCTGTTCTGATTCCAGAGTAGTGGAAGGTTTGGTTACGCTGTATTGATGTCTTACTTTCTttgtatggtttttttttttgtttctatgttAATGCCCTTTTGACcatgtgaaaagaaaatggtaGACAAATGAgcactttattttcttttttaatcttcttctttccttttctgcCTTCGGTTATAAATCGATTTGAAAACTAATCATGCAAACTGATCCTAAAACTTAGTTTGAGGGTGCATCTTCAAGCTTGCCTTAACAAATGGGAATGTCAAATTTTGTAGAATGGCTTATGTGATAATTTTGCATTTGAAAATTACATATTTTCAGATGTAGGCTGCAACCATTATGTGAAACTTAGGTATTTCTTTAATTGTATAGTAACTTTACCAAGTTTTGGCAAAGAAGGAAGGTGTCACTCCAATAAATGACCCAAAGGGAAAATATTTGACATGAGTTGCCAAATTTTTTCCCTGCTCATAGTGATGCTAAAATGACACTTACAGCATTTCATGTGTTAGTAGTTTCATCAAATGCAAAAGGGGTATGgagaggaaaataaaattaagtatCTAAAAGTTCTATAAATTTTGTTTATGTATAAATGTTAGAGCCAACAGAAATCAGAATCAATGGCTTCGAACATGTCCTCCTCCAATTCTGGTTGGATGCATCGAGTGTGTGGTCGGTGTGGATCCGGACCTTGCGTTGTCAAAATCTCGCGATCATTGGAGAATCCTGGACGTCGTTACTTTAAGTGTCCGATGAACCCAGTAAGTGTACATATAATATATTCAAATTTGCATTGTCAAATTCAACATAAATGTACTACTTCCCTACAAATACTTTTTAATGAACCTAACATTCTACTACAACAACTAGCCTTGCGACAAATGGAATGGGTGGTGTGACGAGTCTCTTCCAAGCAACGCTTCTGTCCCACTTCCGAATGAGACACGTGGTGTTCCTTTTGAACTTTCAACTGTCACCCCTACGTTGATTGTAGAGATTGCAAACCTCAGGGCTGAAAATCGGGAGATTCTCAACTCAGTGAGGACACTTCAGACAGTCATGATTGCCATAGGTGTTGTCCAAGTGTTGTTGCTCTGTCTTAAGTTCGCTTAGATGAACCTGACTTGTTAACGTAGTTCCATAGATGGAGTCGTTATCCTTTTGTTTTAATATTGGTAATCGACTTTTGCCTTGTAATGTGCCGTATGTTACTGTCTTACGTAAATGTGCCAAATGTAAATTATTCTAATCGACTTTTGACTGAAGGTGTATAGTACAAAAATGTTAATACTTTTTTCTGATGTTTTATG
It encodes:
- the LOC131326744 gene encoding uncharacterized protein LOC131326744, producing the protein MASNMSSSNSGWMHRVCGRCGSGPCVVKISRSLENPGRRYFKCPMNPPCDKWNGWCDESLPSNASVPLPNETRGVPFELSTVTPTLIVEIANLRAENREILNSVRTLQTVMIAIGVVQVLLLCLKFA